Proteins encoded together in one Hevea brasiliensis isolate MT/VB/25A 57/8 chromosome 16, ASM3005281v1, whole genome shotgun sequence window:
- the LOC110643870 gene encoding cyclin-dependent kinase E-1, whose amino-acid sequence MGDGNTTTNNRSISTNSNNNEKPEWLQQYNLIGKIGEGTYGLVFLAKTKSPANRGKSIAIKKFKQSKDGDGVSPTAIREIMLLREISHENVVKLVNVHINHADMSLYLAFDYAEHDLYEIIRHHRDKGSHGINQYTVKSLLWQLLNGLNYLHSNWIIHRDLKPSNILVMGEGDEHGVVKIADFGLARIYQAPLKPLSDNGVVVTIWYRAPELLLGAKHYTSAVDMWAVGCIFAELLTLKPLFQGAEAKSTPNPFQLDQLDKIFKVLGHPTLEKWPTLASLPHWQSDLQHIQGHKYENTGLHNVVHLSPKSAPYDLLSKMLEYDPRKRITAAQALEHEYFRIEPLPGRNALVPSQPGEKVINYPTRPVDTNTDFEGTTSLQPPQPVSSGNAVSGGMPGAHGVANRSAPRPMPMGMQRMQSQAMAGYNIAQAGMGGGMNPAGIPMPRGVAAQPHQQQHLRRKDPPGMGSGYPPQQKSRRQ is encoded by the coding sequence ATGGGAGATGGCAACACCACAACCAACAATAGAAGCATCTCAACTAACTCCAACAACAATGAGAAGCCAGAATGGCTGCAACAGTACAATCTGATTGGCAAGATTGGTGAAGGAACTTATGGTCTTGTGTTCCTGGCAAAAACCAAGTCTCCTGCAAATCGTGGAAAGTCCATTGCCATCAAGAAATTCAAGCAGTCAAAGGATGGAGATGGTGTCTCCCCTACTGCCATCCGTGAAATCATGTTGCTTAGGGAGATTTCACATGAAAATGTTGTGAAGCTTGTGAATGTACACATTAATCATGCTGATATGTCTCTGTATCTGGCTTTTGATTATGCTGAACATGATCTTTATGAAATCATTAGGCATCACAGAGATaagggttcccatggcattaatcAGTACACGGTGAAATCATTGTTGTGGCAGCTGCTAAATGGACTGAACTATCTTCATAGTAATTGGATCATACATCGAGATCTAAAGCCATCAAATATCCTGGTTATGGGTGAGGGAGATGAGCACGGGGTTGTTAAAATTGCTGATTTTGGACTTGCAAGAATATATCAAGCTCCCTTGAAGCCATTATCTGATAATGGTGTTGTTGTAACCATTTGGTATCGTGCACCTGAGTTGCTTCTTGGAGCGAAGCACTACACAAGTGCTGTTGATATGTGGGCTGTGGGATGCATTTTTGCTGAACTCTTGACTTTGAAGCCACTTTTTCAAGGGGCAGAAGCCAAATCCACGCCAAATCCCTTCCAGCTTGATCAGTTGGACAAGATATTTAAGGTCTTAGGCCATCCTACACTTGAGAAGTGGCCAACACTTGCCAGTCTTCCACATTGGCAATCAGATTTGCAACATATCCAAGGGCACAAGTATGAGAATACGGGATTGCATAATGTTGTGCATCTCTCTCCAAAAAGTGCTCCATATGACCTCCTATCTAAGATGCTTGAATATGATCCTCGAAAGCGGATAACTGCAGCACAGGCTCTAGAGCATGAGTATTTTCGGATTGAACCTCTACCAGGACGCAATGCCCTGGTCCCTTCTCAACCTGGAGAAAAAGTGATCAACTATCCTACTCGTCCAGTAGACACAAATACAGATTTTGAAGGAACAACTAGTCTTCAGCCTCCACAACCAGTATCATCCGGAAATGCAGTTTCTGGAGGTATGCCAGGTGCTCATGGAGTGGCGAACAGATCTGCTCCTCGGCCAATGCCAATGGGCATGCAGAGAATGCAATCTCAGGCCATGGCTGGTTACAATATTGCTCAGGCAGGGATGGGAGGTGGAATGAATCCAGCTGGCATACCAATGCCAAGAGGTGTTGCTGCCCAGCCCCATCAGCAGCAACATTTACGGAGGAAAGACCCACCAGGAATGGGGTCTGGAtaccctccacagcagaaatccagGCGCCAATAA
- the LOC110643878 gene encoding bidirectional sugar transporter SWEET7-like isoform X1: MVSSDTARNVVGIFGNIIALFLFLSPVPTFIQILKKKAVEQYSPAPYLATLINCMVWVLYGLPMVHPNSLLVITINGSGTFIEFLYIILFIIYSDKKKRVKLLLIVLVEFIFIAALTILVLTLAHTTKKRSMTVGFVCICFNIMMYASPLSVMKMVVTTKSVEYMPFFLSLASFANGLAWSSYALIRFDPFIFIPNGLGSVFALAQLALYAVFYKATKRQMAAREEKSELGLSEVVVNGDSKRTGTGTAPLNGLASEINRA; the protein is encoded by the exons ATGGTTTCTTCAGATACTGCTAGAAACGTGGTTGGTATCTTTG GAAACATCATCGCACTCTTCTTGTTCTTATCGCCAGT GCCaacttttattcaaatattgaagaaAAAGGCAGTGGAGCAGTACTCTCCGGCCCCATACCTTGCCACCCTAATCAACTGCATGGTATGGGTGTTGTATGGGCTGCCCATGGTGCACCCAAATAGCTTGTTGGTCATAACCATAAATGGATCGGGGACATTCATTGAGTTTCTCTACATTATTCTTTTCATTATCTACTCGGACAAGAAAAAGAGGGTTAAACTGCTACTAATAGTGCTTGTTGAGTTTATTTTCATTGCTGCCCTTACAATTCTGGTCCTAACTTTAGCCCACACCACCAAGAAGAGGTCTATGACTGTGGGATTTGTCTGCATATGCTTTAACATCATGATGTATGCTTCACCTTTATCCGTCATG AAAATGGTAGTTACGACAAAAAGTGTTGAGTATATGCCATTCTTCTTATCCCTTGCTTCCTTTGCCAATGGTCTTGCCTGGTCTTCTTATGCTCTCATCCGCTTCGACCCCTTTATCTTT ATTCCAAACGGGCTGGGTTCAGTATTTGCATTGGCCCAACTGGCACTGTACGCGGTGTTCTACAAAGCTACGAAAAGGCAGATGGCAGCAAGGGAAGAGAAAAGCGAGCTGGGTTTATCAGAGGTAGTTGTGAATGGAGATTCCAAGAGGACTGGCACAGGCACTGCACCTCTGAATGGCTTAGCTTCTGAAATCAATAGGGCATGA
- the LOC110643878 gene encoding bidirectional sugar transporter SWEET7-like isoform X2 — translation MVSSDTARNVVGIFGNIIALFLFLSPVPTFIQILKKKAVEQYSPAPYLATLINCMVWVLYGLPMVHPNSLLVITINGSGTFIEFLYIILFIIYSDKKKRVKLLLIVLVEFIFIAALTILVLTLAHTTKKRSMTVGFVCICFNIMMYASPLSVMIPNGLGSVFALAQLALYAVFYKATKRQMAAREEKSELGLSEVVVNGDSKRTGTGTAPLNGLASEINRA, via the exons ATGGTTTCTTCAGATACTGCTAGAAACGTGGTTGGTATCTTTG GAAACATCATCGCACTCTTCTTGTTCTTATCGCCAGT GCCaacttttattcaaatattgaagaaAAAGGCAGTGGAGCAGTACTCTCCGGCCCCATACCTTGCCACCCTAATCAACTGCATGGTATGGGTGTTGTATGGGCTGCCCATGGTGCACCCAAATAGCTTGTTGGTCATAACCATAAATGGATCGGGGACATTCATTGAGTTTCTCTACATTATTCTTTTCATTATCTACTCGGACAAGAAAAAGAGGGTTAAACTGCTACTAATAGTGCTTGTTGAGTTTATTTTCATTGCTGCCCTTACAATTCTGGTCCTAACTTTAGCCCACACCACCAAGAAGAGGTCTATGACTGTGGGATTTGTCTGCATATGCTTTAACATCATGATGTATGCTTCACCTTTATCCGTCATG ATTCCAAACGGGCTGGGTTCAGTATTTGCATTGGCCCAACTGGCACTGTACGCGGTGTTCTACAAAGCTACGAAAAGGCAGATGGCAGCAAGGGAAGAGAAAAGCGAGCTGGGTTTATCAGAGGTAGTTGTGAATGGAGATTCCAAGAGGACTGGCACAGGCACTGCACCTCTGAATGGCTTAGCTTCTGAAATCAATAGGGCATGA